The Eurosta solidaginis isolate ZX-2024a chromosome 4, ASM4086904v1, whole genome shotgun sequence genome includes a window with the following:
- the CoRest gene encoding REST corepressor isoform X3 — protein MVLAERNSELVRNGRRSRGPSPNGHGGSVTGSTIIGGNSNIGCGGGAGTPETSSDDDNSIKRNGKSKTKQSEYEEKIRVGRDYQAVCPPLIPETERKPEGLNDRALLVWSPTREIPDAKLEEYISVAKEKYGYNGEQALGMLFWHKHDLERAVLDLANFTPFPDEWTVEDKVLFEQAFQFHGKSFHRIRQMLPDKSIASLVKYYYSWKKTRHRQSVMDRQEKAKASKEGSDNGSENGSNEESDTDDKFYSGLKINANYYI, from the exons ATGGTCCTCGCCGAGAGAAATTCAGAACTAGTGCGAAATGGGAGACGATCTCGGGGACCAAGTCCGAATGGCCATGGTGGTAGCGTTACTGGAAGCACTATAATAGGTGGAAACTCTAACATTGGTTGCGGTGGTGGTGCTGGTACTCCGGAAACTAGTTCTGATGATGATAATT CAATAAAGCGCAATGGAAAATCAAAAACTAAACAAAGCGAATATGAGG aaaaaattcgtgtTGGTCGTGACTACCAAGCTGTTTGTCCACCTTTGATACCTGAAACTGAACGTAAACCAGAAGGCTTGAATGATCGAGCGCTTTTAGTTTGGTCGCCTACCAGAGAAATACCAGATGCTAAAC TTGAAGAATATATATCAGTTGCCAAAGAAAAATACGGATATAACGGCGAGCAGGCGTTAGGCATGTTGTTTTGGCACAAACATGACCTAGAACGTGCTGTCTTGGATTTGGCAAATTTTACACCCTTCCCCGATGAATGGACTGTGGAGGATAAAGTGTTATTCGAACAAGCATTTCAGTTTCATGGCAAAAGCTTTCATCGTATTAGACAAATG TTGCCTGACAAATCAATTGCCAGCTTAGTAAAATACTATTATTCATGGAAAAAGACCCGCCATAGGCAAAGTGTAATGGATCGGCAGGAAAAGGCAAAAGCGAGTAAAGAAGGTTCTGATAATGGCAGTGAAAATGGCAGCAATGAAGAATCTGATACAGACGACAAG TTTTACagtggtttaaaaataaatgcaaattacTATATTTAA
- the CoRest gene encoding REST corepressor isoform X4 yields the protein MVLAERNSELVRNGRRSRGPSPNGHGGSVTGSTIIGGNSNIGCGGGAGTPETSSDDDNSIKRNGKSKTKQSEYEEKIRVGRDYQAVCPPLIPETERKPEGLNDRALLVWSPTREIPDAKLEEYISVAKEKYGYNGEQALGMLFWHKHDLERAVLDLANFTPFPDEWTVEDKVLFEQAFQFHGKSFHRIRQMLPDKSIASLVKYYYSWKKTRHRQSVMDRQEKAKASKEGSDNGSENGSNEESDTDDKVIIS from the exons ATGGTCCTCGCCGAGAGAAATTCAGAACTAGTGCGAAATGGGAGACGATCTCGGGGACCAAGTCCGAATGGCCATGGTGGTAGCGTTACTGGAAGCACTATAATAGGTGGAAACTCTAACATTGGTTGCGGTGGTGGTGCTGGTACTCCGGAAACTAGTTCTGATGATGATAATT CAATAAAGCGCAATGGAAAATCAAAAACTAAACAAAGCGAATATGAGG aaaaaattcgtgtTGGTCGTGACTACCAAGCTGTTTGTCCACCTTTGATACCTGAAACTGAACGTAAACCAGAAGGCTTGAATGATCGAGCGCTTTTAGTTTGGTCGCCTACCAGAGAAATACCAGATGCTAAAC TTGAAGAATATATATCAGTTGCCAAAGAAAAATACGGATATAACGGCGAGCAGGCGTTAGGCATGTTGTTTTGGCACAAACATGACCTAGAACGTGCTGTCTTGGATTTGGCAAATTTTACACCCTTCCCCGATGAATGGACTGTGGAGGATAAAGTGTTATTCGAACAAGCATTTCAGTTTCATGGCAAAAGCTTTCATCGTATTAGACAAATG TTGCCTGACAAATCAATTGCCAGCTTAGTAAAATACTATTATTCATGGAAAAAGACCCGCCATAGGCAAAGTGTAATGGATCGGCAGGAAAAGGCAAAAGCGAGTAAAGAAGGTTCTGATAATGGCAGTGAAAATGGCAGCAATGAAGAATCTGATACAGACGACAAGGTAATTATtagttag